Within Paenibacillus sabinae T27, the genomic segment AAGCGTAAGCTCACACAGAAATGAAATCAGCTCGTTGATTTCCTGTAAAGTCTTGCCCGCAAGTACAAACTGGACGATTAAGCCGAAGATAACCTTTTCTCCATGAAGGCTGCCGTGGGTTGCAGGAAGAAAGGTCAGACTGTTATGAATCGAATGGGCCAACGCCACCCGTGGATTTCCTTGCGTAATGCTGCCCGCAAGACCGGCCAGTGCAATTACGGCATCCACGGTCTCGGCAAATGCTGGTGTAATAGCGCCGCTGCCCGCTGCCTGAGAGGCCTCCACCGCCTGTTCATCAAGAAGATCGAGCGCAAGCCGCGATACGCTTAAGCCGATGCTGAGTGACAGATCGGGCCGGCCAGCGGCATTAGGCTCCGCTTCATGCCATTTAACGATCGTATCGGCGATGCCTGCCTTCAGGTAACGGGCGGGGGCAGAAGCGAGAACGGCCGTATCCGCCAGAACAAGCAGCGGGGATTCCTGAAGCGGACGCGGAAACGCATATCTTCCTTCTTCATCGTAAATAATCGTCAGTGCGGACCAGGCTGCGCAGGTGGCGGCAATCGTCGGAACGCTAATGACGGGAACACCGCCGTCCTCGGCGGCCGCCTTCGCCAAATCGAGCACCCGGCCGCCGCCGATGCCGATAACGCAATCGGCACCAGTCTCGCGTACGAGACGGGCATAGCGGGTGATTGCTGCGGCGGTACATTCACCCTCAAACGTATGCACGTGATAATGTACGCCCACGTCGTCAAGGCTTGGCAGCAAGTGCTTGCCTGTCAGCGCAAGCGCCGTATTTCCGCCGATAATGAGAGCGTTTTGGCCAATTTCGGCAATTAGCGGACCTGCCGAATCGAGAATGTTCTTCTCGCGAATATAGGTCTTCGGGGCTTTCAACGTTATCATAAACCCGCTCCTCCTGATTTTGCCAACAAAAAAGCCAGCCGCCCGGGTTTCCCCTTGAATGAATATCGGCTTGGCTTCCGGTTGATCCGTCAACTAATTTGGCTATCTCTGAAATAACGGTAATAACGGCCGCATTCGGCCAGCAGCTCCTGGATTCCGCCTTTACGCGTGATCGCCATAATATCGGCCTGCCGGAGTTTCTCCTGCGGATACTCGCCGATTCCCGAGCACAGAAGAATGCGGCAGTCGCGAAGAAGATGTATAGTGTCTTCAAGAATAGCGCCTTTGTCCGCCCCTTCGCCGCAGTCGGCCGTGCCGTTGCAGTACGCCTGGATTTTGCGGATGCCCAGCAGCTTGCTCTCCCGGCCATGAACTTCATAGATCAGAAATTCTTTGGCATGGCCGAAATGCATGTTTACCTTGCCGCCTCCACGAGTGGCCACAGCGATTCGTATGCCCGTCTCCGCATCTCCGTGATTTGCAAAGCGTCTCCGGTGCCTGTTTTCCAATTCATCATCCAGCTCCTTGAGCAGCTGCTCCCTCTCACCCAAGGAGTAGACTGGCAGCTTCTCGCTATTTCCGGTATCGTACAGGTCCTGTCCCCTGTCTTCACCCAGCAGCCCAACCGCATCGGCCCGGCACTGCCGGCAATGCCTCATCACCGGTATAATCGCAGCCGATTCCTCCTGCACTTTGACGGTTAACTCCGGATCGGGCGCCTGTCTGCCTTCCCGCTCATAGCGGCTCCCCGGAGAAATGATAAGCGGCATAATGTTATGCGAGAATGCCCCCAAATCCCGGACCGCGCGCGACACTTCGGCAAGATGGCCGTCGTTCACCCCTGGAATTAACACAGAATTCACCTTGACCCGGATGCCTCTGGCGGCAATCTCGCGGATTCCGGCAAGCTGTCTTTCAATCAGGATGGCTGCGGCTTCCTGCTCCCGGTAAGCTTTTCCTTTGTGAAAGATGGCCTGGTAAACCTGGCTTCCGATCGCGGGATCGATCGTGTTCATCGTAACCGTAACATGGTTGATCCGGTAACGCTCGATCTCGTCCGCATAATCCGCCAGCATCAGGCCATTGGTGCTTAGGCACAGCTGCAGATCGGGCATTCCTTCCGCCAGCAGGGCGAATGTATCAAACGTCTCCTGCGGATTGGCCAGCGGATCGCCCGGTCCGGCGATGCCCACTACCGTCAATCTGGGAAGCACCGCGACAGTCCGCTGAACCTTGCGGTAAGCCTCCTCCGGTGTAAGCACGCGGCTGACGACGCCGGGTCTGCTCTCGCTGACACAGTCGTACTTAATATTGCAGTATTTGCAGCTGATATTGCATTTGGGAGCCACGGCCACATGCATTCTGGCAAAATATTCATGAGCCAATTCATCGTAACAAGGATGCCTGGTGCTCTGCTGCAAAACATTCACCCTCTTTCATCTCGTTTGTCCACGGCAACCAAAAAAGGCCAAGCTCCATCACCAAAGTGACAGGGCTTAGCCTCCAGTTTACCAGTGAGCTCAACCATAATATCAAGTAATTACATCGGAATTGTTTATATATAGATCATAAACCTTGTTAATCCTGTTTGTCAACAAAATTTGCCAATTGTGGTCTCGGGGATACAATTACCGCACGAAGGGAAACAGCAGCTTTTGGTTCTCCGGCCACAGCATATTATCCAGATCGATCAGCTTTGTCCCCGTATCGACCCGCTCCGGTACCTGGATGCCCTGGAGTATTTCTACGGCGTTCTTGACTGCCAGATAACCGTTGCTGAAAGGGTTCTGGATCACGGCAGCCTGCACAATGCCTTCCTGAATCTGCTCCATCATGGCAGGGGAGCTGTCAAAAGCGACCATCTTAATGCGGCGGAGTCCGCGCTCCTGAAGCACAGCCGCCGCTCCCTGCGACGCTGTCTCGTTCAGTGCCGCGATGCCGCTTAGATTCGGATGCTTATTGAGCATCTGCCTTGTAAGCTCTTTGGCTTCCCCCATAACTGAAGGCGTATAGGAAATGTCCACCACATGCACGGACGGATAGCGGGCGACGTAATTCAGAAAGCCTCTTTCCCTTTCGTCAGCGTCTCTGGCTCCGTAATCGAAATCGCTCTCCGGGCCGCTCTCCCGCTGATCCGAAGTATTTGTAAAGTTCAGAATGCCGATTTCGCCGGAGCCGTTCAGGAGCTGAACAAGCCGCTCGGCGGATTTCTGACCCGCTTTGTAGCCGTTCGAGCCGATGTAGGTCGTCACCCTGGCCGATCCGACCTCGGCATCGACGGAAATGACCGGAATCCGGTTAAAGGCTGCCTTGTCGACAACCTGGGCCAGCCCCATATAGCTGCTCGCCGCCAGAATAATCACGTCCGCCCGCTCCTTGATGGAATCTTCGACCATGGCGATCTGCCGCTTCACATCGCTCTCCGTATCCGGAGCCTTGAACGTCAGCTTCACGTTGAATTCCCTGGCGGCGGCCTCTGCCCCCATTTTTACCGTGTTCCAGTAATCGCCCCTGTTCATTTTCACGATCATATGGATGCTGCGGGTCTTCCCGACATCAAGATGCGGCGGGGACGAGCCGAGGCAGGAAGACAGCACAGCTCCCATAAAGATGACGAGAAGCAGAGTGAGCCCAATCCGTATACGTTTCATTGGGATTTCGCCTCCTCCATCGCTGTTTCGCCGTCTTCACCCGCATCCCTAGCCGGAAAAGTAACCGTAACCGTGGTGCCTTCCTCAATCTCGCTCTCAAAGGACAGGCCGTATTCCCGGCCATAGTACAAGCGGATTCGCTCATGCACGTTGCGCACGCCGACGCCGGACCCGCCCCTGCTTTTTGCGCCGCCCTTTAACATATTTTTCAGCATGTCCCCGCTCATTCCAAGCCCGTTGTCCCTGACCGTAATCACGACCAGACCGCTTCGCAGCTCCGCAGAGATTTCAATCAGCCCCTCGTCGGGCATCATTTCAATCCCGTGATACAGCGCATTCTCGACTATCGGCTGAAGA encodes:
- the nifB gene encoding nitrogenase cofactor biosynthesis protein NifB is translated as MNVLQQSTRHPCYDELAHEYFARMHVAVAPKCNISCKYCNIKYDCVSESRPGVVSRVLTPEEAYRKVQRTVAVLPRLTVVGIAGPGDPLANPQETFDTFALLAEGMPDLQLCLSTNGLMLADYADEIERYRINHVTVTMNTIDPAIGSQVYQAIFHKGKAYREQEAAAILIERQLAGIREIAARGIRVKVNSVLIPGVNDGHLAEVSRAVRDLGAFSHNIMPLIISPGSRYEREGRQAPDPELTVKVQEESAAIIPVMRHCRQCRADAVGLLGEDRGQDLYDTGNSEKLPVYSLGEREQLLKELDDELENRHRRRFANHGDAETGIRIAVATRGGGKVNMHFGHAKEFLIYEVHGRESKLLGIRKIQAYCNGTADCGEGADKGAILEDTIHLLRDCRILLCSGIGEYPQEKLRQADIMAITRKGGIQELLAECGRYYRYFRDSQIS
- a CDS encoding iron-containing alcohol dehydrogenase family protein, with product MITLKAPKTYIREKNILDSAGPLIAEIGQNALIIGGNTALALTGKHLLPSLDDVGVHYHVHTFEGECTAAAITRYARLVRETGADCVIGIGGGRVLDLAKAAAEDGGVPVISVPTIAATCAAWSALTIIYDEEGRYAFPRPLQESPLLVLADTAVLASAPARYLKAGIADTIVKWHEAEPNAAGRPDLSLSIGLSVSRLALDLLDEQAVEASQAAGSGAITPAFAETVDAVIALAGLAGSITQGNPRVALAHSIHNSLTFLPATHGSLHGEKVIFGLIVQFVLAGKTLQEINELISFLCELTLPVTLEQLGIGGDISVQAAKIAESVDIDPEARERLAFEVSVPLLKEAILAADRYGREILASRAVSIS
- a CDS encoding substrate-binding domain-containing protein; translated protein: MKRIRIGLTLLLVIFMGAVLSSCLGSSPPHLDVGKTRSIHMIVKMNRGDYWNTVKMGAEAAAREFNVKLTFKAPDTESDVKRQIAMVEDSIKERADVIILAASSYMGLAQVVDKAAFNRIPVISVDAEVGSARVTTYIGSNGYKAGQKSAERLVQLLNGSGEIGILNFTNTSDQRESGPESDFDYGARDADERERGFLNYVARYPSVHVVDISYTPSVMGEAKELTRQMLNKHPNLSGIAALNETASQGAAAVLQERGLRRIKMVAFDSSPAMMEQIQEGIVQAAVIQNPFSNGYLAVKNAVEILQGIQVPERVDTGTKLIDLDNMLWPENQKLLFPFVR